A single genomic interval of Flavobacteriales bacterium harbors:
- a CDS encoding DUF4249 family protein — protein MFNGGTKTMSLALEYHDLGNMLVRVNLYNISRELFFYNRSFELYNESYGNPFAQPVQVYSNIENGFGIFAGRNKSYKEISVEYPDLSNSFLSY, from the coding sequence ATGTTTAATGGCGGGACGAAAACAATGTCTTTGGCTCTAGAATATCATGACTTAGGTAATATGCTAGTTAGAGTTAATTTGTACAATATTTCTCGCGAATTATTTTTCTATAATAGAAGTTTCGAATTGTATAATGAATCCTATGGTAATCCGTTTGCTCAGCCCGTACAGGTTTACAGTAATATTGAGAATGGTTTTGGGATATTTGCAGGAAGAAATAAAAGCTATAAGGAGATTAGCGTAGAGTATCCTGATTTGAGTAATAGTTTTTTATCGTATTAG
- a CDS encoding DUF4249 domain-containing protein, with protein MKNYYYLLIISVSFSISACKKEIPFDDDVTTDKLVVNSIHSPDNNWQVQVTHSVGQLESIRSNTVENAQVFITDLEGNLIDSLVFNTVNANSVFDFDGDYIGTMNPIIGNYYRIEVSAEGYETVSAVNNIPSSVEISLLDTGQTIINGDKHLQLTISFEDPASEINYYYLTVTEISPRSTYNGFVNDGWCPECDSALVESSMYFKVEDVNNSDEGYY; from the coding sequence ATGAAGAATTATTATTACCTATTGATAATCTCTGTTTCATTTAGTATTTCTGCTTGTAAAAAAGAAATTCCTTTTGATGATGATGTTACGACGGATAAATTGGTAGTTAATTCAATACATTCTCCGGATAATAATTGGCAAGTACAAGTAACACATAGTGTCGGCCAACTGGAGTCTATAAGATCAAATACAGTAGAAAATGCTCAGGTATTTATAACGGACCTTGAAGGAAATTTAATAGACTCGCTTGTCTTCAACACCGTTAATGCTAACTCAGTTTTTGATTTTGATGGAGACTATATTGGGACTATGAATCCCATTATTGGAAATTATTATCGAATAGAAGTTTCGGCCGAAGGTTATGAAACTGTATCGGCAGTTAATAATATACCTTCTTCCGTAGAGATATCCTTATTGGATACAGGGCAAACGATAATTAATGGAGACAAACATTTGCAACTAACAATTAGTTTTGAAGATCCGGCAAGCGAGATAAATTATTATTATTTAACTGTAACAGAGATTAGCCCTCGGTCTACATATAATGGTTTTGTAAATGACGGATGGTGTCCGGAATGTGATTCTGCTTTGGTAGAAAGCAGTATGTATTTTAAAGTAGAGGATGTAAATAATTCGGATGAGGGATACTATTAA